Proteins encoded in a region of the Streptomyces liliiviolaceus genome:
- a CDS encoding N-acetylmuramoyl-L-alanine amidase, translating to MRGSPTDPSTSARHRRARRTAGAVASAALLLPLLGAAPYDGDGSPASAPSARLQNAFADAADDYDVPQSVLLAVSYLQSRWDAHEGAPSVTGGYGPMHLTDARTAIARTVAPHHSDGTEDARGDDSRGPRLPDAQDPDTRESGTQESGTPESDTRVPANAELPARLKTLTKAAELSGLPAERLRTDAAANVAGGAALLAAAQKQLGEPLSADTADWYGAVARYSGADDTATAATYADDVFDVIRRGEERTTDSGQRITLAAQPRLRPATAQLRAAGLRAPAAGTTECPSTVSCEWIPAPYEEFGDGDYGNHDLGNRPKSQSIKYIVVHDTEGAWDGVLNLVQDPTYVSWQYTLRSTDGHIAQHVKAKDVAWHAGNWYINAKSIGLEHEGFLTAPDTWYTEAMYRSSARLVTYLAKKYGIPLDRQHILGHDTVPGTTTATIPGMHTDPGPYWDWQHYFALLGKPLHATAGPKGGLVTVAPKFAVNQPVFTGCVTAGQPCAAHGSSAVRLYTEPREDAPLIKDIGLRPGGGDSTTDVNDLGSRVSTGQRYAVAGRDGDWTAIWYLGQKAWFKNPAKQPTAVDAAGAVITPKAGLTDIPVYGRAYPEKEAYPEGVPVQSVSPLPYKLLAGQKYAVGDKVPGEYFYAPTFDTTPHRVVRGSDMYYEIQFGHRVAFVRAADVRVMPSA from the coding sequence TTGCGAGGATCCCCCACCGACCCCAGCACTTCCGCCCGGCACAGACGTGCCCGCCGGACCGCGGGTGCCGTCGCCTCGGCCGCACTGCTGCTGCCCCTGCTCGGTGCCGCCCCGTACGACGGCGACGGCAGCCCGGCGTCCGCGCCCTCCGCGCGTCTGCAGAATGCTTTCGCCGACGCCGCCGATGACTACGACGTACCGCAGAGCGTGCTCCTGGCCGTCTCCTATCTGCAGTCCCGGTGGGACGCGCACGAGGGGGCTCCGAGCGTCACGGGCGGCTACGGCCCGATGCATCTGACCGACGCCCGCACGGCGATCGCCCGGACCGTGGCACCGCACCACAGCGACGGTACGGAGGACGCGCGGGGCGACGACTCCCGCGGCCCCCGCCTGCCCGACGCTCAGGATCCGGACACGCGGGAGTCGGGCACGCAGGAGTCGGGCACGCCGGAGTCGGACACGCGGGTTCCGGCGAACGCCGAGCTTCCGGCGCGCCTCAAGACGCTGACGAAGGCCGCCGAGCTGAGCGGCCTTCCCGCGGAGCGGCTGCGGACGGACGCCGCGGCGAACGTGGCGGGCGGTGCCGCGCTGCTGGCGGCGGCCCAGAAGCAGCTGGGCGAGCCGCTCAGTGCCGACACGGCCGACTGGTACGGAGCGGTGGCGCGCTACTCGGGCGCCGACGACACGGCGACGGCGGCGACGTACGCCGACGACGTCTTCGACGTGATCCGCCGCGGCGAGGAGCGCACGACGGACTCGGGGCAGCGGATCACGCTCGCCGCTCAGCCCCGATTGCGGCCGGCGACCGCCCAGTTGAGGGCGGCGGGGCTGCGGGCTCCGGCGGCGGGCACCACCGAGTGTCCGTCGACGGTGTCCTGCGAGTGGATTCCGGCGCCGTACGAGGAGTTCGGGGACGGCGACTACGGCAACCACGACCTGGGGAACCGGCCGAAGTCCCAGAGCATCAAGTACATCGTCGTCCATGACACCGAGGGCGCCTGGGACGGCGTCCTCAACCTGGTGCAGGACCCGACCTATGTGTCGTGGCAGTACACCCTGCGCTCCACCGACGGGCACATCGCCCAGCACGTGAAGGCCAAGGACGTGGCCTGGCACGCGGGCAACTGGTACATCAACGCCAAGTCGATCGGCCTGGAGCACGAGGGGTTCCTGACCGCGCCCGACACCTGGTACACGGAGGCGATGTACCGGTCGTCCGCGCGTCTGGTGACGTACCTGGCCAAGAAGTACGGCATCCCGCTGGACCGGCAGCACATCCTCGGCCACGACACCGTGCCCGGTACGACGACCGCGACCATCCCGGGGATGCACACGGACCCGGGCCCGTACTGGGACTGGCAGCACTACTTCGCGCTGCTCGGCAAGCCGCTGCACGCGACGGCCGGGCCGAAGGGCGGGCTGGTGACCGTCGCGCCGAAGTTCGCCGTGAACCAGCCGGTGTTCACCGGGTGCGTCACGGCGGGTCAGCCCTGTGCCGCCCACGGATCCAGCGCCGTACGCCTCTACACCGAGCCGCGCGAGGACGCCCCGCTGATCAAGGACATCGGTCTGCGGCCCGGCGGCGGTGACTCCACCACCGATGTGAACGACCTGGGTTCGCGGGTCTCCACCGGTCAGCGGTACGCGGTCGCCGGGCGCGACGGCGACTGGACCGCGATCTGGTACCTCGGCCAGAAGGCCTGGTTCAAGAACCCGGCCAAGCAGCCGACGGCGGTGGACGCGGCCGGTGCCGTCATCACCCCGAAGGCCGGGCTGACCGACATCCCGGTGTACGGGCGGGCGTACCCGGAGAAGGAGGCGTACCCGGAGGGTGTGCCCGTCCAGTCGGTGTCGCCGCTGCCGTACAAGCTGCTCGCGGGGCAGAAGTACGCGGTCGGTGACAAGGTGCCCGGCGAGTACTTCTACGCGCCGACCTTCGACACGACACCGCACCGGGTGGTACGGGGTTCGGACATGTACTACGAGATCCAGTTCGGGCACCGGGTGGCGTTCGTCCGGGCCGCCGATGTGCGGGTGATGCCGTCCGCGTGA
- a CDS encoding (2Fe-2S)-binding protein: protein MTVALETVSTGAPTTVSGLLSDTYRQLVQVCPALTVRMADPASDFTRTGLSGAELTKNQEALEAFLSAEDSRIRERYDHVPRRDVAASRALHDYAWSVGLLMSGVWYLTGRVPRVRPEDVWIELSSGTFEITPGSDLACLPDDSAGVLPGVLTVPHEEALRAELRVAVADHMEPLLSAIGPYIRRGPRALWGLVTDDLVSGIWYLGRMLGREPDSVRAATALLPSAVAPFPGGADFRHLTGGDGRQHPTRTRMGCCLYYTIRPAEACATCPRTCDAERLRRIES, encoded by the coding sequence ATGACCGTGGCCCTGGAGACCGTGTCGACCGGTGCGCCCACGACCGTGTCAGGCCTGCTCTCCGACACGTATCGGCAACTGGTCCAGGTGTGCCCGGCGTTGACGGTGCGCATGGCGGACCCGGCATCGGACTTCACTCGAACGGGCCTGAGCGGCGCGGAGTTGACGAAGAATCAGGAGGCCCTTGAGGCGTTCCTGTCGGCCGAGGACTCCCGCATCCGGGAACGCTACGACCACGTCCCGCGCCGCGATGTCGCCGCGTCCCGCGCCCTGCACGACTACGCGTGGTCGGTCGGCCTGCTGATGAGCGGCGTCTGGTATCTCACCGGCCGGGTGCCGCGTGTGCGCCCCGAGGACGTGTGGATCGAGCTGTCGTCCGGCACGTTCGAGATCACCCCCGGGTCGGACCTGGCCTGTCTGCCGGACGACTCGGCCGGCGTGCTCCCCGGCGTTCTGACTGTTCCTCACGAGGAAGCACTGCGGGCGGAGTTGAGGGTCGCCGTCGCCGACCACATGGAGCCGCTGCTCTCCGCGATCGGTCCCTACATCCGGCGCGGCCCGCGCGCGCTGTGGGGCCTGGTCACCGACGACCTCGTCTCCGGTATCTGGTACCTCGGCCGCATGCTCGGCCGGGAACCGGACTCCGTGCGGGCCGCCACCGCGCTGCTGCCCTCCGCCGTCGCGCCCTTCCCCGGTGGCGCGGACTTCCGCCATCTCACCGGCGGCGACGGCCGGCAACACCCGACCCGCACCCGTATGGGCTGCTGCCTCTACTACACGATCCGCCCCGCCGAGGCCTGCGCCACCTGCCCGCGCACCTGCGACGCCGAGCGGCTGCGCCGGATCGAGTCCTGA
- a CDS encoding ATP-grasp domain-containing protein, translated as MRMYLLARNPTDSVTEGFLPAAARLGLDVTVLTDQPDTHRRVYPETDIVECDVRDFRSVVTAVSTLGRPDAIFSNSDHLQTQTALAADYFGLPGKDWRVALRTKDKAEMRRRLASAGLDAVWSAEVAEDTDVAALAAPFPCVVKPREGVASEDVVRVEDLGELVARCAEIHGRRPGAALVVEEYLPGELYTLETLGDGRIRHVLGGFHTVLSPPPYFIEERLTFVAAHPEPVVAQVLAQLDALGVGFGACHTEFVVHEGRARIIEVNYRAIGDQCDLLLAHLLDVPLFEHILRTHLGEPLPASLGARRDGVARLDYPYAESAGTLTAAPAATELDSGGVRLTYRPLREIGERHEVYRTNRDFLGVVRAIGTVQEDVDKAVAGFLAGQRWDIQP; from the coding sequence GTGCGTATGTACCTGCTTGCCCGTAACCCCACCGACTCCGTCACCGAGGGGTTTCTGCCCGCCGCGGCACGGCTCGGCCTCGACGTGACCGTGCTCACCGACCAGCCGGACACCCATCGGCGCGTGTACCCGGAGACGGACATCGTGGAGTGCGACGTCCGCGACTTCCGTTCCGTCGTCACCGCCGTCTCGACGCTCGGCCGCCCCGACGCGATCTTCTCCAACAGCGACCATCTGCAGACCCAGACCGCGCTGGCCGCCGACTACTTCGGTCTGCCGGGCAAGGACTGGCGGGTCGCCCTGCGGACCAAGGACAAGGCGGAGATGCGGCGCCGTCTCGCGTCCGCCGGCCTGGACGCGGTGTGGTCGGCGGAGGTCGCCGAGGACACGGACGTGGCCGCCCTCGCCGCGCCGTTCCCGTGTGTCGTCAAGCCGCGTGAGGGCGTGGCCAGCGAGGACGTCGTACGCGTCGAGGACCTCGGGGAGCTGGTGGCCCGCTGCGCGGAGATCCATGGCCGACGTCCCGGGGCCGCCCTGGTCGTCGAGGAGTATCTGCCCGGCGAGCTGTACACCCTGGAGACGCTCGGCGACGGCCGAATCCGCCATGTCCTGGGCGGCTTCCACACCGTGCTGTCCCCGCCGCCGTACTTCATCGAGGAGCGACTGACCTTCGTCGCGGCCCATCCCGAGCCGGTCGTCGCCCAGGTGCTCGCCCAACTCGACGCACTCGGGGTCGGTTTCGGCGCCTGTCACACCGAGTTCGTGGTGCACGAGGGACGCGCGAGGATCATCGAGGTCAACTACCGTGCCATAGGCGACCAGTGCGATCTGCTGCTGGCACACCTGCTGGATGTCCCGCTCTTCGAGCACATCCTGCGTACGCACCTGGGTGAGCCCCTGCCCGCCTCGCTCGGAGCGCGGCGCGACGGCGTGGCCCGCCTGGACTACCCGTACGCCGAGAGCGCGGGCACGCTGACGGCGGCCCCGGCCGCGACCGAACTCGACTCCGGCGGGGTGCGGTTGACCTACCGGCCGCTCCGCGAGATCGGTGAGCGGCACGAGGTGTACCGCACCAACCGCGACTTCCTCGGCGTGGTGCGGGCCATCGGGACCGTCCAGGAGGACGTGGACAAGGCTGTGGCCGGGTTCCTGGCCGGTCAGCGGTGGGACATCCAGCCGTGA
- a CDS encoding IucA/IucC family protein gives MIGSEGALVIRVLGALLREDVVGLRSSGRLVHRPDGAWLRRDAGEGQAFLLPVVEDGFQCEYAARLPLLVAEFSGSEESVSYLSCDTILAALRGLAHPLDRDGFDAFAEECRQTLATMRLHTAVRDEVAGRLTDTHGHSPAGWSGMSGGLAYDTLAAHLDHPVYPTARGRSGLDERQLRSYAPEMAPRFALRWLALPQDAVAVTGTLPEGWPTPARLGLTGLDGTHVALPVHPLTVGPALEEALRATGAADRAVLADRAHLDVVPTLSMRTVALTAQPLLHVKLPLATASLGLRNRRTIKPGTLLDGAAGQRLIEQIVDREPRFARTILHADETVYAHAGHELLAALFRRYPDGLQDSAVVPMAALLAEAPGGRLVADHLADRFYDGDVLGLLDACLTLLFDWQTTLFGYGIALESHQQNISLVLDRRPDGRTRLRLLLKDNDGPRINGARLGERLGAAAPGPADFDDVRTFTDGDRPVVDLFTTITVHLCAGAYAFGLAGHGRAPLPVLLRLVRDRLAEAIERLGTGTGEPGAVLRAQVLDAPRLPVKAMVTAGTLLSKERSGAADINKHYTSGPNYLLRAGTSA, from the coding sequence GTGATCGGTTCCGAGGGCGCACTGGTGATCCGGGTGCTCGGCGCCCTGCTGCGCGAGGACGTCGTCGGCCTGCGCTCGTCGGGCAGACTCGTGCACCGCCCGGACGGCGCCTGGCTGCGACGGGACGCCGGTGAGGGGCAGGCGTTTCTGCTGCCGGTCGTCGAGGACGGGTTCCAGTGCGAGTACGCGGCACGACTGCCGTTGCTCGTAGCGGAGTTCAGTGGCTCCGAGGAGTCCGTGTCCTACCTGTCGTGCGACACGATCCTCGCCGCCCTGCGCGGTCTCGCCCACCCCCTCGACCGGGACGGATTCGACGCGTTCGCCGAGGAGTGCCGTCAGACGCTGGCCACCATGCGGCTGCACACGGCGGTCCGCGACGAGGTGGCCGGGCGGCTGACGGACACTCATGGACATTCGCCCGCAGGCTGGTCGGGGATGTCCGGAGGGCTGGCGTACGACACCCTCGCCGCCCACCTGGACCATCCCGTCTACCCCACGGCCCGCGGCCGATCCGGGCTGGACGAGCGCCAACTCCGCTCGTACGCGCCGGAGATGGCTCCGCGCTTCGCACTGCGCTGGCTCGCGCTGCCGCAAGACGCTGTCGCGGTCACCGGAACGCTTCCGGAGGGCTGGCCCACCCCCGCGCGGCTCGGGCTCACGGGCCTCGACGGCACGCATGTGGCCCTGCCCGTGCACCCGTTGACCGTCGGGCCCGCGCTGGAGGAGGCCCTGCGCGCGACCGGGGCGGCGGACCGGGCCGTGCTCGCCGACCGGGCCCACCTCGACGTCGTACCGACCCTGTCGATGCGTACCGTGGCCCTGACCGCCCAGCCGCTCCTGCACGTCAAACTCCCTTTGGCCACCGCCAGCTTGGGGCTGCGCAACCGGCGGACCATCAAGCCCGGCACGCTCCTCGACGGGGCCGCGGGACAGCGTCTGATCGAGCAGATCGTCGACCGCGAGCCGCGCTTCGCGCGCACGATCCTGCACGCCGACGAGACCGTGTACGCGCATGCCGGGCACGAACTGCTCGCCGCCCTGTTCCGCCGGTACCCCGACGGCCTCCAGGACTCCGCCGTCGTACCCATGGCCGCCCTCCTGGCCGAAGCACCGGGCGGACGGCTGGTCGCCGACCACCTCGCCGACCGTTTCTACGACGGTGACGTCCTCGGGCTGCTCGACGCGTGTCTGACCCTGCTCTTCGACTGGCAGACCACCCTGTTCGGGTACGGGATCGCGCTTGAGTCGCACCAGCAGAACATCTCGCTGGTGCTGGACCGGCGGCCCGACGGCCGTACCCGGCTGCGGCTGCTGTTGAAGGACAACGACGGGCCGCGCATCAACGGCGCGCGGCTGGGCGAGCGGCTGGGGGCCGCGGCGCCGGGCCCCGCGGACTTCGACGACGTCAGGACCTTCACCGACGGCGACCGGCCGGTCGTCGACCTGTTCACCACCATCACGGTCCATCTGTGCGCGGGCGCCTACGCCTTCGGGCTCGCGGGGCACGGCCGGGCACCCCTGCCGGTGCTGCTGCGGCTCGTGCGCGACCGGCTCGCCGAGGCGATCGAACGACTCGGTACGGGGACCGGCGAACCCGGTGCCGTGCTGCGGGCCCAGGTGCTGGACGCGCCGCGCCTGCCGGTCAAGGCGATGGTCACCGCCGGAACGCTCCTCAGCAAGGAACGCTCGGGCGCGGCGGACATCAACAAGCACTACACCAGCGGGCCCAACTACCTGCTCCGCGCCGGGACTTCGGCATGA
- a CDS encoding IucA/IucC family protein, which produces MPPLTDSLGSTSLATPRRTPSPAPDPAPQAHLPTADEVVAHTLLNCLLREVSAPEHQTALTDRHLLLRLPRRGVLLRVALRRTSMLGAHRFTGPVSERTADGGWSEIGWRRLAEHTQDELSLRTGVRNEEFLEQIDSSHRSIAASFAVRAGAHRVRRGTGPAAADTPVAAYLASEQSLLFGHRFHPTPKARTGDADSWPAYAPEAGAAFPLRHLAVREHLIAEESAEPGALDALDRLTAPTSLPQGYRLLPAHPWQYEMLREHPTLRAALGRGDILDLGQTGRPFAATASVRTLYDGESFLKFSLNIRITNCLRKNASYELSGAVALTRVLGPVLADLAERFPGSAVLREPAYRSLALAGPDGTPDRELLEGFGVIVREGLAHRLLPGTTPLLAGAVADEYPTSAAHISRLLDGAGPRAALDWWAAYLRLLVPPVLAAYFDHGLVLEPHLQNVLICVDGDGMPAQVLFRDLEGTKLVPERHAETLASLPPEVAGPMTYDAQRGWDRVVYCLLVNHVAELLAAIADLHPRAEAALWAEVRGALRTYADRYGCPPPLAALLAGVPLPAKTNLLTRWARKADREAGYVRLPSPLGEPVTAAATAPGSAR; this is translated from the coding sequence ATGCCCCCGCTGACCGACTCGCTCGGTAGCACCTCCCTCGCCACCCCCCGCCGTACCCCCAGCCCCGCTCCCGACCCCGCGCCGCAGGCTCACCTCCCCACCGCCGACGAGGTCGTGGCGCACACGCTCCTCAACTGCCTGTTGCGCGAGGTGTCGGCCCCCGAGCACCAGACCGCCCTCACCGACCGCCATCTGCTGCTGCGGCTGCCCCGCCGCGGTGTGCTGCTGCGGGTCGCGCTGCGGCGTACGTCGATGCTCGGCGCGCACCGCTTCACCGGGCCGGTGAGTGAGCGGACGGCCGATGGCGGCTGGAGCGAGATCGGCTGGCGGCGGCTGGCGGAGCACACACAGGACGAGCTGTCCCTGCGGACCGGTGTGCGCAACGAGGAGTTCCTGGAGCAGATCGACTCCAGCCACCGGAGTATCGCCGCGTCCTTCGCCGTACGGGCCGGGGCTCACCGCGTGCGGCGCGGTACCGGCCCGGCAGCGGCGGACACACCCGTCGCCGCCTATCTGGCCTCCGAGCAGTCGCTGCTGTTCGGGCACCGCTTCCACCCCACACCCAAGGCCCGCACCGGGGACGCGGACTCCTGGCCCGCCTACGCGCCGGAGGCCGGCGCGGCCTTCCCGCTGCGCCACCTCGCCGTGCGCGAACACCTGATCGCGGAGGAGTCCGCGGAGCCCGGCGCCCTGGACGCACTCGACCGGCTGACCGCGCCCACCTCACTCCCCCAGGGCTACCGGCTGCTGCCCGCGCACCCCTGGCAGTACGAGATGCTGCGCGAGCACCCGACACTGCGCGCGGCTCTGGGACGCGGGGACATCCTCGACCTCGGGCAGACCGGCAGGCCGTTCGCCGCCACGGCGTCCGTGCGGACCCTGTACGACGGCGAGTCGTTCCTGAAGTTCAGCCTGAACATCAGGATCACCAACTGCCTGCGCAAGAACGCCAGTTACGAGCTGTCCGGCGCCGTCGCGCTCACCCGGGTACTGGGTCCGGTCCTGGCCGACCTGGCCGAGCGGTTCCCCGGCAGCGCGGTGCTCCGCGAGCCCGCCTACCGCAGTCTCGCCCTGGCAGGACCCGACGGAACACCGGACCGCGAGCTGCTCGAAGGCTTCGGCGTCATCGTCCGCGAGGGCCTGGCCCACCGGCTCCTGCCCGGCACCACCCCACTGCTCGCGGGCGCCGTGGCGGACGAGTACCCCACCAGCGCCGCGCACATCTCCCGGCTCCTCGACGGGGCCGGACCGCGGGCCGCACTCGACTGGTGGGCGGCCTACCTCAGGCTCCTCGTGCCGCCCGTGCTCGCCGCCTACTTCGACCACGGCCTCGTACTGGAACCCCACTTGCAGAACGTGCTGATCTGCGTCGACGGCGACGGCATGCCCGCCCAGGTCCTCTTCCGTGACCTGGAGGGCACCAAGCTCGTGCCCGAGCGGCACGCCGAGACCCTCGCCTCGCTGCCGCCCGAGGTCGCGGGCCCGATGACGTACGACGCGCAGCGCGGCTGGGACCGGGTCGTCTACTGCCTGCTCGTGAACCACGTCGCCGAACTGCTCGCGGCCATCGCCGATCTCCATCCCCGCGCCGAGGCCGCGTTGTGGGCCGAGGTCCGCGGCGCCCTGCGCACGTACGCCGACCGCTACGGCTGCCCTCCGCCGCTGGCCGCCCTGCTCGCGGGAGTGCCCCTGCCCGCCAAGACGAACCTGCTGACCCGCTGGGCGCGCAAGGCCGACCGCGAGGCCGGATACGTCCGTCTGCCCTCGCCCCTCGGCGAACCGGTCACTGCCGCCGCCACCGCCCCCGGGAGCGCCCGATGA
- a CDS encoding type III PLP-dependent enzyme, whose product MTDPTDAVRDRVLALPSGELPAYVYDLAALRAHAAAVRACLPERVELYYAAKANPEPEILAALSAYVDGYEVASGGELAHVAEAVPGRPLAFGGPGKTPAEIVAALDLGVERFHVESEYELRMLAELARQVRPGGRVGVLPRFNLPVAAGSLAGSSLAMGGRPSPFGLDPARADTVMGLLTDGTYPHLELKGVHAHLVSGLRAPELLAVAESIVDWSVRLAERHGVHLAEVNVGGGMTVDYAAPDERFDWAAYGTGLARLLARHSDLTLRIEPGRALTAYCGWYATEVLDVKPSHGEEFAVVRGGTHHLRTPATKGHDQPCTLLKVEDWPHPWDRPVVRGELVTLAGQLCTPKDVLARNVPASELRAGDRVAFGLAGAYAWNISHHDFLMHPRPGFHFLGAPGRVSGRHRVPQAPGGAPQT is encoded by the coding sequence ATGACTGACCCCACCGACGCCGTACGGGACCGGGTGCTCGCCCTCCCCTCCGGTGAACTTCCGGCTTACGTCTACGACTTGGCGGCGCTGCGTGCTCACGCGGCGGCCGTGCGGGCCTGTCTGCCCGAGCGCGTCGAGCTGTACTACGCGGCGAAGGCCAACCCGGAGCCGGAGATCCTGGCCGCGCTGAGTGCGTACGTGGACGGTTACGAGGTCGCGTCGGGCGGCGAACTCGCCCATGTCGCCGAGGCGGTGCCGGGCCGCCCGCTGGCCTTCGGCGGTCCCGGCAAGACTCCCGCCGAGATCGTGGCCGCGCTGGACCTCGGTGTGGAGCGCTTCCATGTGGAGAGCGAGTACGAGCTGCGCATGCTGGCCGAACTGGCCCGGCAGGTGCGCCCCGGCGGCCGGGTGGGAGTGCTGCCGCGTTTCAATCTTCCGGTCGCCGCGGGCTCGTTGGCGGGGAGTTCCCTCGCCATGGGCGGGCGCCCCTCCCCCTTCGGCCTGGACCCGGCCCGGGCCGACACGGTCATGGGCCTGCTCACCGACGGCACGTATCCTCATCTCGAACTCAAGGGTGTGCACGCCCACCTGGTCAGCGGACTGAGGGCTCCTGAGCTGCTCGCGGTGGCCGAGTCGATCGTGGACTGGTCCGTGCGGCTGGCGGAGCGGCACGGGGTACACCTGGCGGAGGTGAATGTCGGCGGGGGCATGACGGTCGATTACGCGGCCCCCGACGAACGCTTCGACTGGGCCGCGTACGGGACCGGTCTCGCCCGACTTCTGGCACGGCACAGCGATCTGACGTTGCGTATCGAACCAGGGCGGGCGCTGACGGCGTACTGCGGCTGGTACGCGACCGAGGTCCTGGACGTGAAGCCGAGTCACGGCGAGGAGTTCGCGGTGGTCCGCGGCGGCACGCATCACCTGCGCACTCCGGCGACCAAGGGGCACGACCAGCCCTGCACCCTGCTCAAGGTGGAGGACTGGCCGCATCCGTGGGACCGGCCGGTCGTGCGAGGCGAACTCGTCACACTCGCAGGCCAGTTGTGCACCCCGAAGGACGTCCTGGCCAGGAACGTCCCCGCATCGGAACTGCGCGCCGGCGATCGTGTGGCGTTCGGGCTGGCGGGTGCCTACGCGTGGAACATCTCCCACCACGACTTCCTCATGCACCCGCGACCCGGTTTCCACTTCCTCGGTGCGCCGGGCCGAGTGTCCGGTCGGCACCGGGTTCCTCAAGCGCCGGGCGGTGCGCCCCAGACGTAG